The following is a genomic window from Bosea sp. RAC05.
GCGCTCCTGGCCGCGGCCACCATGGGCGTGCTGTATGCGGCGCGCCCACGCGCGGCAGCCTGAGCCGGGATCCATCGGGATGCCCGGACAAGGCGCGCCCGAACGATAAAGTCAGCCCGACGCACGGCGGGCGTCAAAGACCGACGCTCGCTCGTCATCTGATGGATTTGTGATCGATATGGGAAGACCGCGCCAGGCCACAGGAAGGTGGCGCTCCCATGGGTAAACGCACCGCAGTCTAGCTACATTATAGAATCCAGTAGCTTAGAGCGACTTATGGATCAAATCGGGCTCCCATTCTAACCATCGTTGTCACCATAATTCTAACCACTCAGATCACCCGCCTTCGAACCCTGCCTGACCGTCGTCCCAACCGACAGCAGGACAGGCACACTCGCCGAAGCCCGATGCGCGCTTCAAGCTGCACGGTGTCTTCGCCGCCACCGACCGCGTCGTCACCCGCTGGTCCTCGACAGGTACGCTGACCGGGCCGGGCTTCCTCGATATCGAACCAGAGAGCCAGAAGGTCGAGTTAGACGTGATCGATCTTTGGTCGGTCAAGGACGGCCAGCTCGACGAGCACTGGGACCAGTGCGATTGGCCACGCATCTTGATCCAGCTCGGAGTCAAGGGGCTGCCACAGCCCTTCGTCGACGTCGCCGCAAAACCTGTCGGCCGCTCGGATTGCCACCCGGGGTCGCGCTGCCAGGACGCGGCGCGGCCCAGCATCGTTTCGATCCGCCGACCAATCGCGCGACAGCGTCCATCGCATGACACGTTGATTCGACGATATCGAGCATGTCTGACCAGGTCGCCTCATAGCCGCCGTCGATGAAGCGGAAACGCTCCGGCATACGCGCCAGCCAGGCCGGGCCAGGGTGGGCGTTCATCGCAAGCCCGGTCTCGGAGTCAAGCCAGGTCTCGATCATCCCAAACAGCAGCAGCGCGAGATTGATGACGAGCAGGATGACCCCGGGCTCGGAGGACAGCGTCAGGAGCGAGGCCAGTACTGCAGTCGCGATCTGCTGCTGGACCAGGATCCAGCCGAAGAGCGCGGCGAGCCCGATGACGAACATGACCTGCGCGGTCTCCCAGGATACGGCGCGCTGGCGTCAGGTCCCGGATGCGACCGAGACGACGATGCGACCGGCCTGGCCGCCGCGTGAACGGGGTTGGAGCGCGAAGGGAAAGCCAATATCCTATAGAATTGTGCCCTGAGGTTCGCGTCGATGGTCGCCAAGACACCCGCGTCGCCCGCTTTTTCCCGCCTCGTCACGCTGAGAGAGCAACCGCTTGCCTATCCCAAATCGCTGGTCGAACTCGCTTATGAGCAACTGTTGTCGATGCTCGTGACGATGAAGATCGCGCCTGGCGCCCATATCGGGATCGAAGCGCTTTCGCGCGATCTGCAGATATCGCCGACGCCGATCCGCGAGGCGCTGACGCTGCTCGAAGCCCAAAAGCTCGCCTACAAGATTCCCAATGTCGGGTTCCGGGCCGCCGAGCTTTTGACCCGGCCGGAGATCGACGACCTGTTCGAAATGCGGCTTCTGATCGAGCCGCAGGCGGCGGCCTTCGCCGCGCTGCGCAGCAACCAGCAGAGTTTCGATGCGCTGACGACCTTGTCCGAGCAGATGGCTCGGATCGCCGGTGGCGACGAGACCGACTATGCGCAGTTCGCCGAAGGTGATGCGCGACTGCACCACCTCGTCGCCAGCGCCAGCGGCAACCGCTTCATCGCTCAAACGATCGAGGGGTTACACGTCCATCTGCACATCTTCCGCTTCCTGTTTCGCACCAACGCTCCCGAACGGGCGCTTCAGGAGCATGCCGCCATCGTGAGCGCCCTGCTGGCCCGCGACCCCGATGCGGCCGAGGCCGCAATGCGCACCCATCTCGAAGCGTCGCGCCAACGCATGGCGACCGCGCTGGATCATCGTGACGAAGCGTTGCCCAACCCCGCCAGCGCCCCGCCGCGCCGGATTGACACCGGTGATAGCTACGCCTAATCCTATAGGATATACAGAATGTCGCATACACTAGCTGAGCATCGAGAGACGTCAGCTCAATAAGGCCGCGAAAATGCGGATGGCGGCTCCTGCTCCGGCAGAGCGCCAATCTTGGGAGAAGTTGATCCGATGGCGCTGCCACTCGCGGGCATTCGCGTGCTCGACATCTCGCAGGTGATGGCGGGCCCCTTTTGTTGCATGCTGCTGGCGGATATGGGCGCCGACGTCATCAAGATCGAGCCGCCCGGCACCGGCGATTCGACCCGCCTGTCGATGGGGTTCAGACTGAAGGGCACCGACAGCCCGGGCTTCCTGGCGCTGAACCGCAACAAGCGCAGCATCACGCTCGACCTCAAGCAGGAAGAGGACCGCGACGTTCTCTACGGGCTGGTGCAGACGGCCGACGTCCTCGTCGAGAATGCCCGCCCCGGCGTGGCCGCGCGTCTGGGCATGGATTACGAGACGCTGCGCGCCATCAATCCACGCCTGGTCTATGCCAGCATCTCCGGCTTCGGCCAGACCGGCCCCTGGTCGCAACGCCCCGGCTTCGACCTGATGGCGCAGGCCGTCTCGGGCGTGCTCAGTTCCAACGGATTTCCCGGCATGGAGCCGGCCAAGAACTCGATTCCGGTCGCCGATCTCGGTGCCGGCCTGTTCAGCGCCTATGCGATCCTGAGCGCGATCATCGGCCGCCAGACCTCCAATGTCGGCCAGTTCATCGACGCCTCGCTGTTCGAGGCGGCGCTGGCGCTCTCGGTCTGGGAGACGACCGAACTCTGGGGCACCGGCCGCTCGCCAATCCCGATCGGATCGGCCAACCGCATGTCGGCGCCCTACCAGGCGGTCGAGGCATCGGATGGCTGGTTCGTCATCGGCGCCGCCAATCAGGGGCTGTGGCTCAAGCTGATCAAGGCGATCGGGCGCGAGGAACTGCAACTGGAAGAGCGCTTCGCGACCAACGCCAATCGCATCATCAACCGCATCGCGCTGATCGAGGTGATGGCGCCGACCTTCCGCAGCCGCACCAAGCAGGACTGGATCGACGCGCTGATCGGGGCCGGTGTGCCGACCGCGCCGATTCTCGACTATGCCGAGGCCGTGGAAAGCGAACAGGCCGTAGCGCGCGAGATGGTCAAGACCATCCCGCATCCGGTCGAGGGCGAGTTCAAGGCTCTGGGCTTCCCGGTCAAGCTCAGCGGCACGCCCCAGGAAATCCGCCTGCCGCCGCCTCTGCTGAACCAGCATGGCGACGAAATCCGCGAAGAGCTGACGCGCAAGGGGCTGATCGGGCCGGGGCGCAAGACGGCGGCGGTGGCGCGATGACAGCTCCGCGTATCGTTTACGAGACGGTCGGCGACGTCGCCCATATCCGCTTCGACAATCCCCAGGCCTTCAACGCCCTGACGAAGCAGATGTGGCTGGACATGCGCGACGCTGCGCGCGCCATTGCCGACGATCCGACCATCCGCGTCGCGGTCTTCCGCGGCAGGGGCGGCAAGGCCTTTGTCTCGGGCACCGATATCTCGGGCTTCGCCACGTTCACGAGCGGCGCCGACGGCATCGCCTATGAGCGCGAGATCGACGACTGCATGCGCGCGCTCGACGCCATTCCGGTCACGACCATCGCCGTCGTCGACGGCTGGGCTGTCGGAGGCGGGTTGAACATCGCGGCGGCTTGCGATTTCCGCATTGCCACGCCCGATGCCCGCTTCGGCTCGCCGATCGGCCGCACTTTGGGCAACTGCCTGTCTGCGCTCAGCCTCGCGCGCATCGGCGGCGCGATCGGCGTGGCGATGGCGCGGCGCATGGTGCTGCTGGGCGAGATCATCACGGCGCCGGACCTGCTCGCCGGCGGGTTCCTGCTGCGCGTGGTCGAGCGCGATGCAATAGACGCCGAGATCGAGACTCTGTGCCGTCGCGCCGCCGAGAACGCACCGCTGACCACCCGCACCACCAAGGAGACGCTTCGGCGCATGACGCTGGACTCCCTCCCGGACGTCGATGCGCTGATCGACAGGGTCTACGGCAGCGACGATTTCCGCCGCGGCGTCCAAGAGTTCCTGGCCAAGACCAAGGCGCTGCCGACCTGGACCGGGCGCTGAGCGAACGGCGCGCCGACCGAAGCCGACCTCTGACATCACCCTCCAAGCCCTCGGGCCGCGCAATCCACTGACATCTCAAATCTGGCATGCAAGATTGTCATCCCGAGACCCGCCGGGCCAAAAGGAGCCAAATCGATGACTGAAACCAGCATCGGGCGAGAGTCCTGGCATGCAACCCGCGCTCATTGCCGTAACGGGAGGGCGCCCGCATGAGCGCTACCACCGCCCTGCCCCGCATCGGGTTCATCGGCATCGGCATCATGGGCGAAGCCATGGTGCGGCGCCTGCTCGACCTCGGCTACTCCGTCACCGTCTGGAACCTCGAGCCGGAGCGGCTCGGCACCGTCGTGCCGCAGGGCGCGGTGGCAGCCGGGAGCCCGGCTGACGTCGCGGCGGCGAGCGACATCGTCATGCTCTGTGTCCTGCATATGGCCGCGGTCGAACGCTGCATCCTGGCCGAGGACGGCGTCGCGGCCGCCGGTCGTGGCCCGACAATGGTTATCGACTTCTCGACCGCCGATCCCGAGGGCACCCGCCAGGTGGCTGCCAAGCTGGCGAGCCTGACCGGCGCGGGCTGGATCGATGCTCCGGTCTCCGGAGGCCCACAGCTCGCCCGCACCGGGGGCATGACCGTGATGGCGGGCGGGTCGGAAGCCGATTTCGCGAAGGCCAAGCCGATCCTCGACCAGATGGCCGGAAACGTCACTCTGATGGGGCCGGTCGGGGCCGGCCAGACCACCAAGATCATCAACCAGGCGATCGTTGGCACAGGCTATGTCGTGATGGCCGAGGCGCTGATGCTGGCTGAGGCTGCTGGGATCGATGCCGCGCGCCTGCCGCAATGCCTGGCCGGCGGCCACGCCGATTCCAGTCTGCTGCAGCGGCTTTATCCGCAGATGCAGCAGCGCGCCTTCGAGCCCCCATCGAGCTATGCCCGGCAACTCCTCAAGGATCTCAAGGCGGTCTCCGCCTTTTCGCGCGATCTCGGGCTCGATCTCAAGGTCATCGAGGAGGGCGTGCAGCGCTACAAGGACTATGTCGCACTCGGCCACGAGATGACGGATTCGGCGGCTGTCGTGAAGCTCTACGAGCATGATGCGGCACAGCGGGCAGCGGGCAAGCCATGACCGCCGAGGCGAGGCCCACCCTTCCCCCCCGACCGCGCGCCGTCATCGACGCGCATCATCACGTCTGGGACCTCGCCAACGATCTGCCCTGGCTGAAGCATGAGCGGGTGCCTTTCCGCTACGGCGATTACTCGGCCATCTGCCGGGACTACATGCCTGTGGATTATCGCGCGGATCTCGCTGGATGGCCCGTCGTGGCCTCCGTCTATGTCGAGGCGGAATGGGCGCGTGAGAAGGCGGCAGAGGAAAGCCGGTGGGTCGCGGCGGTGTCGAAGGCGGAAGGGCTGCCCTCGGTCGTCGTCGCCTGGTGCGACCTGGCCGCGTCTGGTGCCGCGACGCTGCTCGCCTCCCATGCCGCCGTGTCGATCGTAAGGGGGATCCGGCACAAGCCCGCGGCAGCCTCCGGGCCGACCGAGGCGAAGCGTGGCGCCGCTGGCTCCATGGACGATCCGGCCTGGCGCCAGGGCTATGCCCTGCTCGAGCGACACGGCCTGTCCTTCGACCTGCAGACGCCCTGGTGGCATCTCGATGCGGCCGCCGAACTGGCGAAGGATTTCCCCGCGACGCAGATTATCATCAACCACACCGGCTTGCCCGCCGATCGCTCCCCCGAAGCGCTGGCGGCCTGGCGGCGGGCCCTGGAGCGGGCGGCGGCGCAGCCCAATATCGCGCTCAAGATCTCCGGCCTCGGCCTGCCGGGCCGACCCTGGACGGTCGCGACCAATGGCCCGGTCATCCGCGATGCGCTCGCCATCTTCGGCCTGGGCCGGACGATGTTTGCCAGCAACTTCCCGGTCGACAGTCTGGTCGGCGATTTCGATACGATCTTCTCGGGCTTTCTCGCCGCGACGGCGAGCTTGCCTGGAAGCGACCGCGACCGGCTGTTTCACGACAACGCCCGGCGCATCTACCGGCTATGAGCTGCCGGACCGACAAAGCTCACCATAAAAAACCGAGGAGGAACCGATGACCACGATCAACAAGAGGCAGACGCTCAAAAGCATGGTCGCAGCGCTGGCGCTCGCGGCGGGTTTCGCAGCCCCGGCGGCAGCCCAGGTGACGCTGCGCTACGCCCATGTCGGCTCGGAGGGCGACATCCAGTACTGGTACGCCGAGGAGTTCGCCAAGCGGGTTCAGGCGCGCACGGAAGGTCGCGTCAAGGTTCAGGTCTTCCCGAATTCGCAGCTTGGTGGCGCGCAGGAGACGGTCGACGGCGTCCGCAGCGGCGCGATCTCGCTCGCCCACCACGAATTCGCTTCGCTGTCGCGGCTGATGCCGGAAATGGCAGCCTTCGCCGCGCCCTTCATCTATCGCGACGGCACGCATGCGATGATGGCCACCGACCCGGCGAATTCCGAGATCATGAAGGAGATGTCGGAGAAGCTGGTCAAGCAGGCCAATATCCGCATCGTCGGCCGGCTCTATCGCGGGGCACGCCAGATGACGGCGAAGATGGCGGTCTATTCGCCCGCCGATCTCAAGGACAAGCGATTCCGGGGCGTCCCGCTGCAGCTCTGGACGACGATGATCAAGGGCATGGGCGCGGTGCCGACGCCGGTCGAGGTCGCCGAACTACCGACCGCCTTGATGACCGGCATGGTGATCGGCCAGGAAAATCCGCTCACCATGATCAACGCCAACAAGCTCTATGAGGTTCAGAGCCATGTGATGCTGACCGGGCACATGCAGAACGTGCTGCCGGTCTTCATCAACGAGCGCAGCTGGCAGTCGATCCCGGAGAAGGACCGCGCCGTCGTGGCCGCCGTCGCGGCCGAGGTTGGCGAGGAGACTCTCAAGCTCGGGCTCGAGGCCGAGGTCAAGCTGATCGACGAGCTCAAGAAGAAGGGCATGACCTTCATCACCGAGAAGGACGGACTCAAGGTCGACGAGTTCCGCAAATCCGTGAGCGCGCAGGTCAACACCGACTTCCCGACCTGGGCACCGATCATCGCGCGCATCAGCGCCATGAAGTGACACCGAAAGCCGGGGCGCCACGCCCCGGCTTTCGCCTTTATGCGTCGGTCTCGGTCCGGCCGAGCCCCGCTGCCCGCTCCTCCATCCCGCGAAGAGAGGCCTCTTGCAAAGCTCCGCCACAGCCCCAAACGTTCCTGTCCCGGTGACCGTCGACAGCCGGACCTATCGGATCGACCGCGCAGTCGAGCCGATGCGGTGGCTGTTCCGCTGGGGCAGCCTGGCGATGCTGATCGCCATGGTGTCGCTGCCCTTCATCCAGGTGGTGTCGCGCGAAATCTTCGCCACGCCGATCATCGGCGTCGAGGAACTGGCGCGCTTCATGCTGATCTGCGCGGTGTTCCTGGCACTGCCCTATGTCATTTCCGCCGGCGCCAATATCAGGATGGAAGAGATCGTCTCGATGCTGCCGGGCGGTGTCGTGCGTACGGCGAAGATCACCGGCGCGATTGCCGCAACCGCGACCTTCGCGGCGATCACGCTCGCCAGCTTCGTCGCCATCGGCGGCAATCTCGACAACTCGACCCCGACACTGGGGATTCCCTATTGGATCTTTCTGGGGGCGGCCTGCATCAGCTTTGCGATGAGCACCCTCGAATGCGCCATCCAGACCGCCAAGGCGATCCAGGGGCGGCCGCTGTACGTCACCTTCCCCCAGGAGCACGAGCCCGAAGACGAGCTCGATCTGCCCGACGAGATGAAGCACTGAGGGCGGATCATCATGGCGATCACCATCATCCTCGCCTTCGTGGCGCTGTTCATCTTCGGCTTTCCGGTCGTCGTGGCGATCGCGGTTCCGGCCCTGCTCTATGTCATGCTGTCGGGGTTCCCGCTGGAACTGATCGCGCAGCGCATGACCTATGCGCTGGATTCCTTCCCGCTGGTGGCTGTTCCAGTCTTCATCTTCGTCGGAAGCCTGATGAACCAGGCGGGCATCACCAGCCACATCTACCGCTTCGCCCACACGCTGGGGGGCCGCGTCCCGGGCGGGTTGGCGCAGGTCAACGTCATCGGTTCGCTCGTCTTCTCGGGCACCTCTGGAGCGGCGCTTGCCGATATCGGCGGCTTGGGTCGGATCGAAATCCGCGCCATGGTGCGGGCGGGCTTCACCCGCGCCTATTCGGCGGCCATCACCGGCGCGTCCGCTGTCGTTGGACCTATCTTTCCGCCCTCGATCCCCCTGATCATCTATGGCTCGGCGACCAGCGTCTCGATCGTGCAATTGCTGGTCGCCGGCATTATGCCGGCGCTGCTCTATGTCGCCCTGCTGATGGCGACTGTGGCCTGGCTCGCCAAGCGCCACGATCATCCGCGCTCGAAGCGCTGGCCGACGTTTCGCGAACTCTGGACCACCTTCTGGCCGGCGGCCCCAGCGCTGATGACGCCGCTCCTGCTGATCGGCGGCATGCTGGGCGGCTATTTTACCCCGACAGAGGCCGCCTCGATTACGGTCGCCTACATCCTGCTGATCGCGATGGTCTTCTATGGCGGTCTCACCTGGCCTCGGCTGCGCTTTGCCCTGTTCGATACGGTGAAGACGACATCAGCGGTGCTGATCATCGTCTCGGCCGCGGCCTTGTTCGGCTGGATCCTGACCGTCGAGCAATTGCCGCAAACCTTCACGCGCAGCCTGCTCTCGATATCGACAGACCCGATCGTTCTCCTGATCATCGTCAACCTGCTTCTGATCGTCGTCGGCATGTTCCTCGACAGCACGACGGCGACGCTGCTGGTCGCGCCGCTGATCACGGCGCCACTCGTCATGGCCGGCGTCGACCCGGTGCATCTCGGCATCGTCTTCGTGTTCAATCTAATGATTGGAATCTTGACGCCCCCGATGGGACTGGCGCTGTTCCTTCTGTCGGACATCGCCAAGACGTCGATGCCCGCGGTGCTGAGGGCCGTCATGCCGTTCTACATCCCATTGTTCGGCGCACTCGCGATCATCACCTTCTGGCCCGACCTGACTCTCTGGCTGCCACGCATGCTGCGCTGATCGGTTGCGCGAGAAGAGCGACGACATCTTCGTCCACCAGACGTCGCTCACCTTGTACAGCTTCGCAGCCAGTCAGAGGCTCCCTGCTGCAAAATGGCCTGCTGCCGGTTTCGTGGACACCGAGATTGGATGTTTCATGAACCCGGCAGCGGCCATCAGTTCTGGTCGGAGACCGAGATCATTCCAGCAAGCGTCGCGCTGAAGCTGCCCCAAGCGCACAAGGCATCGAGCCAAGCCAGAAGGCGCGGCCACGCCATGACTGCGTTCCACCCAGCGCGTGGAAGGCCTCCTGCCTAGCAGCCTGGGCACTACGCCGCTTCTGGCAGGCTATCGCGCGCATTCGCTCGTGCTAGTCATGAGCCTTGGCCGGCTCGCGTAGCGATGCCCCGCCGGTGATGGCGGGGCTTTCGCGTTGAGGAATTCTCAAATGATGGGGCGAGGCGGACGCAGTGGCATCGGCCTGATGGTGCTGGCGATGATCGTCTTTGGCGCACAGGATGCCCTGTCCCGCCATCTGGCGGCGCGATACGGCATCGTTCTGGTTCTGACGATCCGGTTCTGGTTCTTCGCCCTCTTCGTGCTCGCCCTGAGTGCAAGGGCCGAAGGCGGACTGCGGGCCGTGGCCGCAACGCGTCACCCGGCACTCCAGGTCCTGCGCGGCCTGACGCTGGTCGCCCAACTCGTCCTGTTGATCGAAGGCTTCGTCCGGATCGGGCTTGTCGAGAGCCACGCGATCTTCGCCTGCTATCCGCTGCTCGTCGCGGTTCTGGCCGCACTGGTGCTCGGCGAAGCGGTGCCTCCGGCGCGCTGGCTCGCCATCGCGGCTGGCGCCGTCGGCGTCCTCATCATCCTTCAGCCAGGTGCCGGCGTCTTCACCCCCGCTGCCCTGATCGTGCTGGGGGCCGCAAGCATCTTTGCGACCTATTCGATCCTGACCCGGCTGGTCGCGCGTCATGACAGCCCGCAGACCAGCTTCTTCTATACCGGCATCGTGCCGGGCCTGCTGCTGAGCCTCGCCGCCCCCTTCGTCTGGAGGCCGCTGGCCATAACCGACTGGGGCTGGATGGCGCTGCTCTGCGTCTCCGGCGCGCTCGGGCATTTCCTTCTGATACGGGCCTATCAGCGCACGCAGGCGAGCCAGCTACAGCCATTTGCCTATCTCCAGCTCGTGACGGCCTCGGCGCTCGGCGTCATCGTTTTCGGCGAAGCACTATCCTGGACGACGCTGCTTGGAGCCGCGATCGTTGTCTTGGCAGGCTTGTCCAACGTCTGGATCGAGCGCCCGCGCTTGGCCGTTTGAGGTCTTGCTCACCCATCCCTTGGTTGGAGTTGGAGTCCGCAGTAAGCGGCCGCCCGGACCCGCGGGCATGAAGGATCGACCGGAGCGCCGTGCTGGCTATTGGGCCGGTGCTAGCTCTTGAGCCTCGTGCCGTAGGCGTGATGGACGATCCGATTGAATGAGCGGTAGAGCTGCTGGAGCCGGTCGAAATTGCCGCCATCCTGCGTGATCGGGCCGGCACTGTTGGCGATTGCGACGAGCTGCAGCGCGATGTCGTCGCGCGGAATCTCTTTCGAGAGCTCGCCGGCCGCAATCGCCTGATCGATGCCGGCCTTGATGAGATTGTCGAGCCTGACGCCGAAATCGGCCAGTGCTGCGCTGGCGCGCGGACCGATCACATCGCCCTCCAGCCGCATGCGCCCGATAAGGCTCCAGGGATTTGCGGTCTTGCCGGTCGGGTTATAGCGCAGATAGCGCTGCCGGTTCGACTCCATCATGCCTTCGATCTTGTCCGCGAAGCTCTTCCCGCTGCGCCAGTTCGTCTCCCAGTTCGCCAGCGTCTCCGCG
Proteins encoded in this region:
- a CDS encoding GntR family transcriptional regulator; the encoded protein is MVAKTPASPAFSRLVTLREQPLAYPKSLVELAYEQLLSMLVTMKIAPGAHIGIEALSRDLQISPTPIREALTLLEAQKLAYKIPNVGFRAAELLTRPEIDDLFEMRLLIEPQAAAFAALRSNQQSFDALTTLSEQMARIAGGDETDYAQFAEGDARLHHLVASASGNRFIAQTIEGLHVHLHIFRFLFRTNAPERALQEHAAIVSALLARDPDAAEAAMRTHLEASRQRMATALDHRDEALPNPASAPPRRIDTGDSYA
- a CDS encoding CaiB/BaiF CoA transferase family protein, whose amino-acid sequence is MALPLAGIRVLDISQVMAGPFCCMLLADMGADVIKIEPPGTGDSTRLSMGFRLKGTDSPGFLALNRNKRSITLDLKQEEDRDVLYGLVQTADVLVENARPGVAARLGMDYETLRAINPRLVYASISGFGQTGPWSQRPGFDLMAQAVSGVLSSNGFPGMEPAKNSIPVADLGAGLFSAYAILSAIIGRQTSNVGQFIDASLFEAALALSVWETTELWGTGRSPIPIGSANRMSAPYQAVEASDGWFVIGAANQGLWLKLIKAIGREELQLEERFATNANRIINRIALIEVMAPTFRSRTKQDWIDALIGAGVPTAPILDYAEAVESEQAVAREMVKTIPHPVEGEFKALGFPVKLSGTPQEIRLPPPLLNQHGDEIREELTRKGLIGPGRKTAAVAR
- a CDS encoding enoyl-CoA hydratase; the protein is MTAPRIVYETVGDVAHIRFDNPQAFNALTKQMWLDMRDAARAIADDPTIRVAVFRGRGGKAFVSGTDISGFATFTSGADGIAYEREIDDCMRALDAIPVTTIAVVDGWAVGGGLNIAAACDFRIATPDARFGSPIGRTLGNCLSALSLARIGGAIGVAMARRMVLLGEIITAPDLLAGGFLLRVVERDAIDAEIETLCRRAAENAPLTTRTTKETLRRMTLDSLPDVDALIDRVYGSDDFRRGVQEFLAKTKALPTWTGR
- a CDS encoding NAD(P)-dependent oxidoreductase, which produces MSATTALPRIGFIGIGIMGEAMVRRLLDLGYSVTVWNLEPERLGTVVPQGAVAAGSPADVAAASDIVMLCVLHMAAVERCILAEDGVAAAGRGPTMVIDFSTADPEGTRQVAAKLASLTGAGWIDAPVSGGPQLARTGGMTVMAGGSEADFAKAKPILDQMAGNVTLMGPVGAGQTTKIINQAIVGTGYVVMAEALMLAEAAGIDAARLPQCLAGGHADSSLLQRLYPQMQQRAFEPPSSYARQLLKDLKAVSAFSRDLGLDLKVIEEGVQRYKDYVALGHEMTDSAAVVKLYEHDAAQRAAGKP
- a CDS encoding amidohydrolase family protein, whose product is MTAEARPTLPPRPRAVIDAHHHVWDLANDLPWLKHERVPFRYGDYSAICRDYMPVDYRADLAGWPVVASVYVEAEWAREKAAEESRWVAAVSKAEGLPSVVVAWCDLAASGAATLLASHAAVSIVRGIRHKPAAASGPTEAKRGAAGSMDDPAWRQGYALLERHGLSFDLQTPWWHLDAAAELAKDFPATQIIINHTGLPADRSPEALAAWRRALERAAAQPNIALKISGLGLPGRPWTVATNGPVIRDALAIFGLGRTMFASNFPVDSLVGDFDTIFSGFLAATASLPGSDRDRLFHDNARRIYRL
- a CDS encoding TRAP transporter substrate-binding protein — its product is MTTINKRQTLKSMVAALALAAGFAAPAAAQVTLRYAHVGSEGDIQYWYAEEFAKRVQARTEGRVKVQVFPNSQLGGAQETVDGVRSGAISLAHHEFASLSRLMPEMAAFAAPFIYRDGTHAMMATDPANSEIMKEMSEKLVKQANIRIVGRLYRGARQMTAKMAVYSPADLKDKRFRGVPLQLWTTMIKGMGAVPTPVEVAELPTALMTGMVIGQENPLTMINANKLYEVQSHVMLTGHMQNVLPVFINERSWQSIPEKDRAVVAAVAAEVGEETLKLGLEAEVKLIDELKKKGMTFITEKDGLKVDEFRKSVSAQVNTDFPTWAPIIARISAMK
- a CDS encoding TRAP transporter small permease, translating into MTVDSRTYRIDRAVEPMRWLFRWGSLAMLIAMVSLPFIQVVSREIFATPIIGVEELARFMLICAVFLALPYVISAGANIRMEEIVSMLPGGVVRTAKITGAIAATATFAAITLASFVAIGGNLDNSTPTLGIPYWIFLGAACISFAMSTLECAIQTAKAIQGRPLYVTFPQEHEPEDELDLPDEMKH
- a CDS encoding TRAP transporter large permease, with protein sequence MAITIILAFVALFIFGFPVVVAIAVPALLYVMLSGFPLELIAQRMTYALDSFPLVAVPVFIFVGSLMNQAGITSHIYRFAHTLGGRVPGGLAQVNVIGSLVFSGTSGAALADIGGLGRIEIRAMVRAGFTRAYSAAITGASAVVGPIFPPSIPLIIYGSATSVSIVQLLVAGIMPALLYVALLMATVAWLAKRHDHPRSKRWPTFRELWTTFWPAAPALMTPLLLIGGMLGGYFTPTEAASITVAYILLIAMVFYGGLTWPRLRFALFDTVKTTSAVLIIVSAAALFGWILTVEQLPQTFTRSLLSISTDPIVLLIIVNLLLIVVGMFLDSTTATLLVAPLITAPLVMAGVDPVHLGIVFVFNLMIGILTPPMGLALFLLSDIAKTSMPAVLRAVMPFYIPLFGALAIITFWPDLTLWLPRMLR
- a CDS encoding DMT family transporter; translated protein: MMGRGGRSGIGLMVLAMIVFGAQDALSRHLAARYGIVLVLTIRFWFFALFVLALSARAEGGLRAVAATRHPALQVLRGLTLVAQLVLLIEGFVRIGLVESHAIFACYPLLVAVLAALVLGEAVPPARWLAIAAGAVGVLIILQPGAGVFTPAALIVLGAASIFATYSILTRLVARHDSPQTSFFYTGIVPGLLLSLAAPFVWRPLAITDWGWMALLCVSGALGHFLLIRAYQRTQASQLQPFAYLQLVTASALGVIVFGEALSWTTLLGAAIVVLAGLSNVWIERPRLAV
- a CDS encoding TetR/AcrR family transcriptional regulator; the encoded protein is MKDEIKSISLELLLRHGFQGFRFRDVAEMLNTTRANIHHHYGNKLNLCEEVIVDYVAETLANWETNWRSGKSFADKIEGMMESNRQRYLRYNPTGKTANPWSLIGRMRLEGDVIGPRASAALADFGVRLDNLIKAGIDQAIAAGELSKEIPRDDIALQLVAIANSAGPITQDGGNFDRLQQLYRSFNRIVHHAYGTRLKS